In the Topomyia yanbarensis strain Yona2022 chromosome 3, ASM3024719v1, whole genome shotgun sequence genome, one interval contains:
- the LOC131688119 gene encoding uncharacterized protein LOC131688119, translating to MPPHGGSGGVPALGGSGFPALGQIPQRQDGRFLVIRRTDEGQSLEKVSPFLIDKVIRNCCGDVSNVKRIRDGQILVQTKTEKQANSLKQLKNMTSEINVEVTEHVSLNTCRVVITCQDLFYVEDGEILEEMRDQTVTKVDRIMRKQDGKLVKTATFILTIGSAKMPSEVKVGFRKVAARPYYPRPLRCFQCLQFGHLGKHCKQERICANCSEKHHADKCDRPSKCANCEQAHSTISVNCPVWIKENEVVRVKIDRGLSHWEAKKIVDQATGQNASYAERVGINVRTCNCKCSCGVPSSRPIQIVDQKPTQTNNPTQTSKEDTIIRPSTSKQQRSPTHETNDTGIKNPNSPTPQPKRIKKSNEIYISSDEKSNNVRPKRKPGRPKKKQPPEATTCASEAERESDMEI from the coding sequence ATGCCGCCACATGGCGGCAGTGGCGGAGTCCCTGCACTAGGCGGGAGTGGTTTCCCTGCGTTAGGGCAGATACCTCAACGACAAGATGGACGCTTTCTCGTCATTAGGCGCACGGATGAAGGACAATCGTTGGAGAAAGTCTCACCTTTCCTGATCGACAAAGTCATCAGAAACTGCTGTGGTGACGTATCCAATGTCAAAAGAATCCGAGATGGGCAAATATTAGTGCAAACGAAGACGGAAAAACAAGCGAACAGCCTCAAACAACTGAAGAATATGACCAGCGAAATAAACGTAGAAGTTACCGAACACGTGTCTCTAAATACCTGCAGAGTTGTGATAACTTGTCAAGACCTTTTTTATGTGGAAGATGGTGAAATTCTGGAAGAGATGCGAGATCAAACTGTCACGAAAGTGGATCGAATCATGAGAAAACAAGATGGAAAGCTAGTCAAAACCGCAACATTTATACTGACTATCGGATCAGCAAAGATGCCCTCAGAAGTGAAAGTTGGGTTCCGCAAAGTAGCAGCACGTCCATACTACCCACGCCCGTTAAGATGCTTCCAGTGTCTTCAATTTGGGCATCTCGGTAAACACTGTAAACAGGAAAGAATTTGCGCAAACTGCAGCGAAAAACACCACGCAGACAAATGTGACCGACCTTCAAAATGCGCGAACTGTGAACAAGCCCATTCAACTATAAGTGTCAATTGTCCCGTCTGGATAAAGGAAAACGAAGTCGTACGAGTAAAAATTGATCGTGGATTGTCACACTGGGAAGCTAAGAAAATTGTGGATCAGGCGACAGGACAAAATGCAAGCTACGCAGAGAGAGTCGGGATCAACGTACGAACTTGCAACTGCAAATGCTCGTGTGGTGTACCGAGCTCCCGCCCAATTCAGATAGTAGATCAGAAACCAACGCAAACAAATAATCCAACCCAAACTTCAAAAGAAGACACTATCATCAGACCAAGCACCAGTAAACAGCAACGCTCACCAACTCACGAGACCAACGATACCGGCATAAAAAACCCAAATTCACCCACCCCACAACCAAAACGAATTAAGAAAAGCAACGAAATTTACATCAGTAGTGACGAAAAATCCAACAACGTTCGACCAAAAAGAAAACCAGGAAGACCTAAAAAAAAGCAGCCGCCAGAAGCAACAACTTGCGCATCGGAAGCCGAGAGAGAAAGTGACATGGAGATTTGA
- the LOC131692518 gene encoding phenoloxidase 8-like, giving the protein MTTSSDVLALLQRPLEPTFFPKDDGKTVLELPERYLSDRYRPLGADLQTRFGDNVDVKIPVRDVGIPDIAFAEVIDRRGSFSVFIQKHREIAAQLIELFLRQPNIPSLIGVASYCRERLNVYLFQYAFAVAVQHRPDTSNVNLPSILELFPSQFVDPAVFPKLREEGKVVSQADRMAIDIPMNYTASEREDEQRLAYWREDIGVNLHHWYWHLVYPTAGPVEVINKDRRGELFFYMHQQLIHRYNVERFGNRLGKAKSMHNFREPIAQAYFPKMLRSADNRAYAARPEGTTLKDIDRYVEGLKFTIAEMEMWRDRIYHAIDAGFVVDKSGKNIPLDEKTGIDIISNVLEASDLSINPAFYGNLHVSGHIAIAFCHDPDYRYLEPFGIMGELSTAQRDPSFYLWHSFVDDVLVRHKDSLNPYTAADLSFPGISVTNLNVALNRANVVPNVLLTYWQRSQVDLAAGLDFGPKGNVFASFTHLQHAPFVYNIEANNSNRSPSRGTVRIFMAPKTDDRNTTLKYDEWRRYVIELDKFVVTLTPGVNRITRRSNQSSVTVAYNRTFRQIKTEAQIPKKDDLEQFRFCGCGWPEHMLLPKGTVEGMVFDLFVMISNYAGDTINQEFDENVNCNDSHSFCGLRDKLYPDARSMGFPFDRKSPATVQTLQQYMAPNSNMRATDITIKFRNTVIART; this is encoded by the exons ATGACCACTAGTTCGGACGTTCTGGCATTGCTACAGCGACCCTTGGAACCCACCTTTTTCCCGAAAGATGATGGCAAAACCGTGCTGGAACTGCCGGAACGTTACCTGTCCGACCGATACCGTCCACTTGGTGCCGATCTGCAGACCCGCTTCGGTGACAACGTGGATGTGAAAATCCCGGTGCGCGATGTTGGAATTCCCGATATTGCCTTCGCAGAGGTGATAGATCGGAGGGGTTCATTTTCTGTGTTTATTCAAAAGCATCGCGAGATTGCGGCACAGTTGATCGAACTGTTCCTGCGACAGCCAAACATTCCGTCGCTAATAGGAGTAGCATCGTACTGTCGAGAGCGATTGAATGTGTATCTGTTTCAGTATGCATTTGCAGTGGCTGTGCAGCATCGTCCGGATACGAGCAATGTGAACTTGCCATCGATCTTGGAACTATTTCCAAGCCAGTTTGTAGATCCGGCTGTGTTTCCAAAGTTACGTGAAGAGGGCAAGGTCGTTTCACAGGCTGATAGG ATGGCCATTGATATACCAATGAATTATACGGCTTCGGAGCGGGAGGATGAACAGCGATTGGCGTACTGGCGTGAGGATATTGGGGTCAACTTGCACCACTGGTACTGGCATTTGGTGTATCCGACGGCGGGTCCAGTGGAGGTCATTAACAAAGATCGCCGGGGAGAATTGTTTTTCTATATGCATCAGCAGCTTATTCATCGATACAATGTGGAACGATTTGGTAACCGGTTGGGAAAGGCCAAATCAATGCATAACTTCCGGGAACCCATTGCTCAAGCATATTTTCCAAAGATGTTAAGAAGTGCAGATAACAGAGCTTACGCAGCACGGCCAGAAGGAACCACACTCAAAGACATCGATCGCTATGTTGAGGGTCTTAAGTTTACGATTGCCGAAATGGAAATGTGGAGGGATCGAATTTACCACGCGATTGATGCTGGATTCGTTGTTGAT AAATCCGGCAAAAATATTCCATTAGATGAAAAAACTGGAATCGATATTATATCAAACGTGCTGGAAGCTTCGGATTTATCAATCAACCCTGCCTTCTACGGAAATCTTCACGTCTCGGGACACATCGCTATCGCATTCTGTCATGATCCAGACTATCGCTATTTGGAGCCATTCGGAATCATGGGAGAGTTATCAACAGCACAAAGAGATCCTTCTTTCTACCTCTGGCATTCTTTCGTCGACGATGTATTGGTTCGCCACAAAGATTCATTAAATCCCTACACTGCGGCTGAT CTTTCGTTCCCAGGAATAAGCGTCACAAATCTCAACGTTGCTTTGAACCGCGCGAATGTGGTGCCAAATGTTCTGCTAACGTACTGGCAGCGTTCGCAGGTGGACCTGGCAGCCGGATTGGATTTCGGTCCTAAGGGGAACGTGTTTGCTTCCTTCACTCATCTGCAACATGCTCCATTTGTGTACAACATCGAAGCTAATAACAGCAATAGAAGTCCATCGCGGGGAACAGTTCGTATATTTATGGCTCCGAAAACGGACGACCGCAACACGACTTTGAAATACGACGAATGGAGACGTTACGTCATTGAGTTGGACAAGTTTGTGGTCACTT TGACACCAGGAGTTAATAGAATCACTCGGCGCTCCAACCAGTCCAGCGTGACGGTGGCATACAATCGAACGTTCCGACAAATTAAAACCGAAGCACAAATACCCAAAAAAGACGATCTGGAGCAATTCCGTTTCTGTGGATGCGGCTGGCCGGAACATATGCTGCTTCCGAAAGGCACGGTAGAAGGAATGGTGTTTGATCTGTTTGTAATGATCTCAAACTACGCTGGAGACACTATTAACCAGGAGTTCGATGA AAATGTCAACTGCAACGATTCGCACTCTTTCTGCGGCTTGAGGGACAAATTGTATCCGGATGCtcgttctatgggattcccatTCGATAGGAAATCACCCGCAACGGTGCAAACCTTGCAGCAGTATATGGCACCCAACTCGAATATGCGAGCCACGGATATTACGATTAAGTTCAGAAATACTGTTATCGCGAGAACATAA